From Candidatus Angelobacter sp.:
CATATCGCGTCCGATGCGGACAAACACGTGAACATGGTCAGGCATCAGGACATAACGCCCGGTGGCGATGTGGAATGAAAAGCCGCGTTCGGCATATTCGCGGAAGGCGGCATGCACGGCATCACACGCCAGCAGCGGACGCCGGACCAACATGTTAAAGGTGACCAGATACAACGGCGGATCGTAAGTCTGGAACACAACTGGCAATCGCGGCGGCGTGTTCTTGATCTTGCGTTCCATAACGCGGTGTAGTGTCGAGCCTGCGGCTCGATTATTCGGCC
This genomic window contains:
- a CDS encoding transposase, producing PNNRAAGSTLHRVMERKIKNTPPRLPVVFQTYDPPLYLVTFNMLVRRPLLACDAVHAAFREYAERGFSFHIATGRYVLMPDHVHVFVRIGRDMTLRRWESGLKRQLGKALTKQGHEPTTIPGSKISSFWQPGFFDHLLRHNESYAEKWDYVWRNPVRAGLVSNPEAWPYQGEVHVIDRVKV